Proteins encoded within one genomic window of Cryptosporangium minutisporangium:
- a CDS encoding metalloregulator ArsR/SmtB family transcription factor — protein sequence MAADPLSRVFSALADPTRRDIVARLAVGDATVNELAAPYEVSVQAVSKHLKVLEDAGLVSRSREAQRRPVHLEAEVFDLMTAWIERYRRQAEARYRRLDEVLRDLPDEPPRPDHPQGGSHAHPHP from the coding sequence GTGGCGGCCGATCCGCTCTCCCGCGTCTTCTCGGCGCTCGCCGACCCGACCCGACGCGACATCGTGGCCCGGCTCGCCGTCGGCGACGCGACCGTCAACGAACTCGCGGCGCCGTACGAGGTGAGCGTTCAGGCGGTCTCCAAGCACCTCAAGGTGCTGGAGGACGCCGGACTGGTGAGCCGGAGCCGGGAGGCACAACGCCGCCCGGTGCACCTGGAAGCGGAGGTGTTCGACCTGATGACTGCGTGGATCGAGCGATATCGGCGACAGGCTGAGGCCCGGTACCGCCGCCTGGACGAGGTCCTGCGGGACCTGCCCGACGAACCGCCCCGACCCGATCACCCCCAAGGAGGCAGCCATGCCCACCCACACCCGTGA
- a CDS encoding SRPBCC family protein: MPTHTRETEIVADPTVPLIRMTREFDAPPEKVFRAHVDPDLLVQWLGPAKNEMVIDHFDCRTGGSYRYLHVDGDAQYGFHGSFHEVRPFELIIQTFTFEGAGDGVSLEKVVFEDLGDGRTRLVSTAMVDSFEERDAWLVNGMQEGVREGYQRLDTLLAS; encoded by the coding sequence ATGCCCACCCACACCCGTGAGACGGAGATCGTCGCCGACCCGACCGTCCCGCTGATCCGGATGACCCGGGAGTTCGACGCTCCGCCGGAGAAGGTCTTCCGCGCCCACGTCGATCCCGATCTGCTCGTGCAGTGGCTCGGCCCGGCGAAGAACGAGATGGTGATCGATCACTTCGACTGCCGAACCGGCGGCTCGTACCGCTACCTGCACGTGGACGGCGATGCCCAGTACGGGTTCCACGGGAGCTTCCACGAGGTGCGCCCGTTCGAGCTGATCATCCAGACGTTCACGTTCGAAGGGGCGGGCGACGGCGTCTCGCTGGAGAAGGTCGTGTTCGAAGACCTCGGCGACGGCCGGACCCGCCTGGTGTCCACGGCGATGGTCGACAGCTTCGAGGAGCGGGACGCCTGGCTGGTCAACGGCATGCAGGAAGGCGTCCGCGAGGGTTACCAGCGGCTGGACACCCTGCTGGCGAGCTGA
- a CDS encoding class I SAM-dependent methyltransferase, producing MTTTHSAVVGAPDETRRDEALIQLGQALKALGYMFTTVTPVTHERVNRRPDNAWAHDLRGALGWSRPFRPDTLPPSIVEAMDAAGVLHRDGDTWRSLVRFSSYDDELFVHSAFPTSAPDAVFFGPDTYRMADAAAAHVESWRGRPIRRAVDIGCGTGAGAIAVAKRAPDAEVLAVDINENALRYAEVNVALAGTDGVHPCRSNLLHDVSGSFDLIISNPPFMVDPAGRAYRDGGGPGGHALSLDIIDVAAERLEPGGSLVLFSGVGIVDGRDSLRAAAAERLAGTDLTWTYREVDPDVYDEELDGDAYGNAERIAVVLLTAVRAE from the coding sequence ATGACTACGACACACAGCGCGGTGGTCGGGGCTCCCGACGAGACCCGGCGCGACGAGGCTCTGATTCAGCTCGGGCAGGCGCTCAAGGCCCTGGGTTACATGTTCACGACCGTCACCCCGGTCACCCACGAGCGGGTCAACCGGCGTCCGGACAACGCCTGGGCGCACGACCTGCGCGGCGCTCTCGGCTGGAGCCGCCCGTTCCGGCCGGACACGCTCCCGCCGTCGATCGTCGAGGCGATGGACGCCGCCGGCGTGCTGCACCGCGACGGTGACACCTGGCGCAGCCTCGTGCGGTTCTCCAGCTACGACGACGAGCTGTTCGTGCACTCGGCGTTTCCGACCAGCGCACCGGACGCGGTGTTCTTCGGGCCGGACACCTATCGGATGGCCGACGCCGCGGCGGCACACGTCGAGTCATGGCGGGGCCGACCGATCCGCCGTGCGGTGGACATCGGCTGCGGCACCGGCGCCGGGGCCATCGCGGTCGCCAAGCGAGCCCCGGACGCCGAGGTGCTGGCCGTCGACATCAACGAGAACGCGCTGCGGTACGCCGAGGTCAACGTCGCGCTGGCCGGCACGGACGGCGTCCACCCGTGCCGCAGCAACCTGCTGCACGACGTCAGCGGGTCCTTCGACTTGATCATCTCCAACCCGCCGTTCATGGTCGACCCGGCCGGGCGCGCGTACCGCGACGGCGGCGGGCCCGGCGGGCACGCGCTCTCGCTCGACATCATCGACGTGGCCGCCGAGCGGCTGGAACCCGGTGGTTCGCTGGTTCTGTTCAGTGGTGTCGGCATCGTCGACGGGCGTGACTCGCTCCGCGCCGCCGCCGCGGAACGACTGGCTGGTACCGACCTCACCTGGACCTACCGCGAGGTCGACCCGGACGTCTACGACGAAGAGCTGGACGGCGACGCGTACGGGAACGCCGAGCGGATCGCGGTCGTG